Proteins found in one Tamandua tetradactyla isolate mTamTet1 chromosome 3, mTamTet1.pri, whole genome shotgun sequence genomic segment:
- the FZD7 gene encoding frizzled-7 → MRGPGAAASCSSLGLCALVLALVGALPAGAGAQPYHGEKGISVPDHGFCQPISIPLCTDIAYNQTILPNLLGHTNQEDAGLEVHQFYPLVKVQCSPELRFFLCSMYAPVCTVLEQAIPPCRSLCERARQGCEALMNKFGFQWPERLRCENFPVHGAGEICVGQNTSDGSGGPGGGPTAYPTAPYLPDLPFTALPPGGADGRDRLGFPFSCPRQLKVPPYLGYRFLGERDCGAPCEPGRANGLMYFKEEERRFARLWVGVWSVLCCASTLFTVLTYLVDMRRFSYPERPIIFLSGCYFMVAVAHVAGFLLEDRAVCVERFSDDGYRTVAQGTKKEGCTILFMVLYFFGMASSIWWVILSLTWFLAAGMKWGHEAIEANSQYFHLAAWAVPAVKTITILAMGQVDGDLLSGVCYVGLSSVDALRGFVLAPLFVYLFIGTSFLLAGFVSLFRIRTIMKHDGTKTEKLEKLMVRIGVFSVLYTVPATIVLACYFYEQAFREHWERTWLLQTCKSYAVPCPPGHFPPMSPDFTVFMIKYLMTMIVGITTGFWIWSGKTLQSWRRFYHRFSHSSKGETAV, encoded by the coding sequence ATGCGGGGTCCCGGCGCGGCGGCGTCCTGCTCATCCCTGGGTCTGTGCGCCCTGGTGCTGGCACTGGTGGGCGCGTTGCCCGCGGGCGCCGGGGCGCAACCGTACCATGGCGAGAAGGGCATCTCGGTGCCGGACCACGGCTTCTGCCAGCCCATCTCCATCCCGCTGTGCACGGATATCGCCTACAACCAGACCATCCTGCCCAACCTGCTAGGTCACACGAATCAAGAGGACGCGGGCCTTGAGGTGCACCAGTTCTACCCTCTGGTGAAGGTGCAGTGCTCGCCCGAGTTGCGCTTCTTCCTATGCTCCATGTACGCGCCTGTGTGCACCGTGCTGGAGCAGGCCATCCCGCCGTGCCGCTCCTTGTGCGAGCGCGCCCGCCAGGGCTGTGAGGCGCTCATGAACAAGTTCGGCTTCCAGTGGCCGGAGAGGCTGCGCTGCGAGAACTTCCCGGTGCACGGAGCCGGCGAGATCTGCGTGGGCCAAAACACCTCCGACGGCTCGGGAGGCCCCGGCGGCGGCCCCACAGCCTACCCCACCGCGCCCTACCTGCCGGATTTACCCTTCACTGCGCTGCCCCCGGGGGGCGCAGACGGCAGGGACCGCTTGGGTTTCCCCTTCTCGTGTCCCCGCCAGCTCAAGGTGCCCCCTTATCTGGGATACCGCTTCCTGGGCGAGCGCGACTGCGGCGCCCCGTGCGAGCCGGGTCGAGCAAACGGCCTCATGTACTTTAAGGAGGAGGAGAGGCGCTTCGCCCGCCTCTGGGTGGGCGTGTGGTCGGTCCTGTGCTGCGCCTCGACGCTCTTCACCGTGCTCACCTACCTGGTGGACATGCGGCGCTTCAGCTACCCTGAGCGGCCCATCATCTTCCTGTCGGGCTGCTACTTCATGGTGGCGGTGGCGCACGTGGCCGGCTTCCTGCTGGAGGACCGCGCTGTGTGCGTGGAGCGCTTCTCGGACGATGGCTACCGCACGGTGGCGCAGGGCACCAAGAAGGAGGGCTGCACCATTCTCTTCATGGTGCTCTACTTCTTCGGCATGGCCAGCTCCATCTGGTGGGTCATCCTGTCGCTCACCTGGTTCCTGGCGGCCGGCATGAAGTGGGGCCATGAAGCCATCGAGGCCAACTCGCAGTACTTCCACCTGGCCGCGTGGGCCGTGCCCGCCGTCAAGACCATCACTATCCTGGCCATGGGCCAGGTGGACGGGGACCTGCTCAGCGGGGTGTGCTACGTGGGCCTGTCGAGCGTGGACGCACTGCGGGGCTTCGTGCTGGCACCCCTGTTTGTCTACCTCTTCATCGGTACGTCCTTCTTGCTGGCGGGCTTCGTGTCTCTCTTCCGCATCCGCACCATCATGAAGCACGACGGCACCAAGACCGAGAAGCTGGAGAAGCTGATGGTGCGCATCGGCGTCTTCAGCGTGCTCTACACGGTGCCAGCTACCATCGTGCTGGCTTGCTACTTCTACGAGCAGGCCTTCCGCGAGCATTGGGAGCGCACCTGGCTCCTGCAGACGTGCAAGAGCTACGCGGTGCCGTGTCCTCCCGGCCACTTCCCGCCCATGAGCCCCGACTTCACCGTCTTCATGATCAAGTACCTGATGACCATGATCGTAGGGATCACCACCGGTTTCTGGATCTGGTCCGGCAAGACCCTGCAGTCGTGGCGCCGCTTCTACCACAGGTTCAGCCACAGCAGCAAGGGGGAGACTGCGGTATGA